In Gemmatimonas sp., a single genomic region encodes these proteins:
- the argS gene encoding arginine--tRNA ligase, which produces MTHADALRAELSRAARTLGAPDDVSPILERPRDPSFGDWATNLAMTLAKPLGKKPRDIAEALIAAMDKASVGVTAAEIAGPGFLNFRLDPGFQARGLLTILESPDTFGRLDIGHGERVVVEFVSANPTGPLHVGHGRQAALGDAISTLLEYTGWKVDREFYYNDAGAQIANLAKSTQAHVRAIGGAPLEIPEGGYHGDYIREIAERYVVEHAEDAAGNDLAAMQAFAVAALRHEQDLDMQAFGVKFDTYYLESSLYTDGSVNKTVEGLKQSGHTYEEDGALFLRTTDFGDDKDRVMKKSAVKGGDYTYFVPDVAYHVTKWERGYHRAINVQGADHHSTITRVRAGLQALAIGIPKGYPDYVLHQMVTVMKGGEEVKISKRAGSYVTVRDLIDEVGRDAVRYFYLMRKGDSQLVFDVDLARSQSEENPVYYVQMAHARMCGIFRVGEIDATTVTGNGVDLGVLTEPAEQELVKQLLDFPATVKGAADNLEPHRIAAWLLETARAGHTWYHKHHVLGEPEAITRARLVLARSTQLGIAAGLRILGLSAPERM; this is translated from the coding sequence GTGACTCACGCCGACGCCCTGCGTGCCGAGCTCTCGCGCGCCGCGCGCACGCTTGGTGCGCCTGACGACGTTTCCCCCATTCTCGAGCGGCCGCGCGATCCGTCGTTCGGCGACTGGGCGACCAATCTCGCCATGACCCTTGCGAAGCCGCTCGGCAAGAAGCCGCGCGACATTGCCGAAGCACTCATCGCGGCGATGGACAAGGCGAGCGTCGGCGTGACGGCCGCGGAAATTGCCGGCCCGGGGTTTCTGAATTTCCGTCTCGATCCTGGCTTTCAGGCCCGCGGCCTGCTCACCATTCTCGAGTCGCCCGACACCTTCGGACGGCTCGACATCGGCCACGGTGAGCGCGTGGTCGTGGAGTTCGTGTCGGCCAATCCCACCGGTCCCCTGCATGTCGGCCACGGTCGTCAGGCGGCCCTCGGCGACGCGATCAGTACGCTGCTGGAGTACACCGGTTGGAAGGTCGATCGCGAGTTCTACTACAACGACGCCGGCGCGCAAATCGCCAACCTCGCGAAGAGCACGCAGGCGCACGTGCGCGCCATCGGTGGCGCGCCGCTCGAGATTCCGGAAGGCGGCTATCACGGCGACTACATCCGAGAGATTGCCGAACGCTATGTCGTCGAACATGCGGAGGACGCGGCGGGCAACGACCTCGCCGCGATGCAGGCGTTCGCCGTGGCGGCATTGCGCCATGAGCAGGACCTCGACATGCAGGCGTTCGGCGTCAAGTTCGATACCTACTACCTCGAGAGCTCGCTCTACACCGATGGCTCGGTCAACAAGACCGTCGAGGGGCTGAAGCAGTCGGGGCACACGTACGAAGAAGACGGCGCGCTGTTCCTTCGCACCACCGACTTCGGTGATGACAAAGATCGCGTGATGAAGAAGAGTGCAGTCAAGGGCGGAGACTACACCTACTTCGTGCCCGACGTCGCGTATCACGTCACGAAGTGGGAGCGCGGCTATCATCGCGCGATCAACGTGCAGGGCGCTGATCACCACAGCACGATCACGCGCGTACGGGCTGGACTGCAGGCACTCGCGATTGGGATTCCCAAGGGCTATCCCGATTACGTGTTGCATCAGATGGTGACCGTCATGAAGGGCGGGGAAGAAGTGAAGATCTCCAAGCGCGCCGGTTCGTACGTCACCGTGCGCGATCTCATCGACGAAGTCGGTCGCGATGCCGTGCGCTACTTCTACCTCATGCGCAAGGGCGACTCGCAGCTCGTGTTCGATGTCGATCTCGCCCGCAGTCAGTCGGAAGAGAACCCGGTGTACTACGTACAGATGGCGCACGCGCGCATGTGCGGCATCTTCCGCGTCGGCGAAATCGACGCGACCACGGTCACCGGCAACGGCGTCGACCTTGGGGTGCTCACGGAGCCCGCCGAACAGGAACTCGTGAAGCAGCTGCTCGATTTCCCCGCGACCGTGAAGGGCGCGGCCGACAACCTCGAGCCGCATCGCATCGCGGCGTGGTTGCTGGAAACGGCCCGAGCCGGCCACACCTGGTATCACAAGCATCACGTCCTCGGCGAACCCGAGGCCATTACGCGCGCGCGCCTCGTGCTCGCCCGTTCCACGCAGCTCGGCATCGCCGCCGGATTGCGCATTCTCGGACTGTCCGCGCCGGAGCGCATGTGA